One Eremothecium cymbalariae DBVPG#7215 chromosome 2, complete sequence DNA window includes the following coding sequences:
- the ZIM17 gene encoding Zim17p (similar to Ashbya gossypii ADL173C), protein MFRRYFGSFVLPVQFRIPPGTVRRPLLLPSRFVTSTVNGFHTNCIQYHSNDGAEKRGDFKHVGSIKIDKPLLMIAFTCKKCNTRSSHSMSKQAYTKGTVLIQCPGCTNRHLIADHLKIFNDNHITIEDIMRSKGESVATTTDDLAFEDIPDSLKQVIGHHAKDAPQHINENSNKPVHKLPSQSSTAGSTNGSR, encoded by the coding sequence ATGTTCAGACGTTACTTTGGCAGTTTTGTGCTGCCAGTGCAGTTTAGGATACCTCCAGGAACTGTTCGCAGGCCCCTGTTGCTCCCAAGTAGGTTTGTTACTTCGACTGTTAACGGGTTCCATACAAATTGTATCCAATATCATTCTAACGATGGTGCTGAAAAGAGAGGGGATTTTAAACACGTCGGTAGTATCAAGATAGATAAACCGTTGCTGATGATTGCGTTTACTTGCAAGAAATGCAACACTAGGTCCTCGCATTCGATGTCTAAGCAAGCATATACTAAAGGAACTGTTCTGATTCAGTGTCCGGGTTGTACGAATAGACATCTGATTGCTGACCATCTTAAGATCTTCAACGATAATCACATTACCATCGAAGATATCATGAGGTCGAAAGGAGAATCAGTAGCAACGACTACTGATGATCTTGCTTTTGAGGATATTCCTGATTCGTTAAAGCAGGTCATCGGCCACCATGCAAAAGACGCTCCTCAGCACATCAACGAAAACTCGAACAAGCCTGTACATAAATTGCCATCGCAAAGTTCGACTGCTGGGAGCACTAATGGAAGCAGATGA